From Megalobrama amblycephala isolate DHTTF-2021 linkage group LG24, ASM1881202v1, whole genome shotgun sequence, the proteins below share one genomic window:
- the si:rp71-80o10.4 gene encoding uncharacterized protein si:rp71-80o10.4 has product MQTSKIRRMMLALACFIGIVAATAVDDDDVESLTVSEGGNLTISIPIKKWDEDPQVLVSRLKGSSQQLIAQITCHDRVCERECLISEVSLICDEENVTLILMNVSFSQSGLYKVCKHGDTQPENKIYQVTVFKPPPCTFSPEQPPPAIYSNSFTAGVTTSALGISVLITAVIGVIS; this is encoded by the exons ATGCAGACGTCTAAGATAAGGAGGATGATGCTCGCTCTAGCGTGTTTTATTG GCATTGTTGCTGCGACTgctgttgatgatgatgatgtcgaATCGCTGACGGTGTCTGAAGGAGGAAACCTCACCATCTCTATTCCCATTAAGAAGTGGGACGAAGACCCTCAGGTTTTGGTTTCTCGTCTCAAAGGCTCCTCACAGCAGCTGATAGCACAGATAACATGTCATGATCGAGTCTGTGAGCGCGAGTGTTTGATTTCTGAGGTCTCATTGATTTGTGATGAAGAGAATGTGACGCTGATCCTGATGAACGTCAGCTTCAGTCAATCGGGGCTTTACAAAGTCTGCAAACATGGAGATACACAGCCGGAAAACAAGATTTACCAAGTTACAGTGTTTA AGCCTCCACCCTGTACTTTCAGCCCAGAACAACCACCACCTGCCATCTACAGTAACTCATTCACTGCAGGCGTAACCACATCCGCTCTGGGCATCTCTGTGCTCATCACTGCTGTCATTGGTGTCATCTCGTGA